The Candidatus Rokuibacteriota bacterium DNA window CTGTCTATTCCGCTCTGGTACGCCTACCTACGTAACTCTTTAAATCTCTTAGAGGTCACTTCCGGCCGTCTCCTCTTCCATCCCCCGTGATACGCTCGAAACTGTCTACAAGATGTCTACACGGAGCATCCGGTGCCGCGGCTGACACAAGCGATACTCGATCGGGCCAGCGCCCCCGCGCGGGGCCAGCGCTTCCTCCGGGACGCCAAGGTCCAAGGGCTCGCCCTCCGGATCAGCCGGGGCGGGGCAGAGTCGTGGGTCTGGGAGGGACGCGTCCGAGGACGCGTCCGGCGAATCACGCTCGGACACCACCCCGCGCTCTCGCTCCCGCGAGCGCGCACGAAAGCATTGGCGACGGCCGCGGCGGTGGCGGATGGCCGAGACCCGGCCGCCGAACGTGCGCGGGAGCGCGGCGAGCTGACGTTCGGCGCGTTCGCCCAGACCTACCTCGAGCGCCATGCGACACCGCACAAGCGGTCGGCCGACGAAGATAAGCGGATGCTGCGCGATGTTCTCCCCCGGAAGAAGGAGGAAGACAAAGAGCGAGAGCCTGCTCCCATTCCCGCGACCTGGAAGAACCGACGTCTCTCGGATATCTCCCACGCCGAGGTCACGCAGCTTCACGGTCGTCTCCAGCGTGACCGTGGCCTCTACGCCGCGAACCGCGTCCTCGCTCTCCTCCGCACCATGTTCAACCTGGCCAAGCGCTGGGGGAGCCTCGTCGCCGACAACCCGGCCACGGGCGTCCGCATGTTCCGCGAAGAGAAACGCGATCGCTTCCTCAACCCCGATGAATTGAAACGGACCCTCGCCGCCATCGACCAGGAACCCGACTGGCGCTGGAAGGCCTACTTCAAGCTCTCGCTCCTCCTCGGCCCGCGTCGGAGCGAACTCCTGTCGGCCAGATGGGTCGACATCGATCTCCAGACATGTACCTGGCGGCTACCGATGACCAAGGCGGGGCGCTCGCACCTGCTGCCCCTGCCAACGCCGGCCGTGGCGATTCTCGAATCGCTGCCGAGCCGCGGGCAGTCCGACTGGCTGTTCCCGTCGACCCCCGCCGCGCCGGGGCACCTCGAA harbors:
- a CDS encoding tyrosine-type recombinase/integrase, with translation MPRLTQAILDRASAPARGQRFLRDAKVQGLALRISRGGAESWVWEGRVRGRVRRITLGHHPALSLPRARTKALATAAAVADGRDPAAERARERGELTFGAFAQTYLERHATPHKRSADEDKRMLRDVLPRKKEEDKEREPAPIPATWKNRRLSDISHAEVTQLHGRLQRDRGLYAANRVLALLRTMFNLAKRWGSLVADNPATGVRMFREEKRDRFLNPDELKRTLAAIDQEPDWRWKAYFKLSLLLGPRRSELLSARWVDIDLQTCTWRLPMTKAGRSHLLPLPTPAVAILESLPSRGQSDWLFPSTPAAPGHLEGPRKAWQRIREQADVKDVRIHDLRRTLGSWLAANSYGLPLIGRVLNHSQPSVTAVYARLDLEPVRAALEANAQAMLGSARRVPPRSPRSAAR